One genomic segment of bacterium includes these proteins:
- a CDS encoding 3-isopropylmalate dehydratase large subunit, giving the protein MGMTITEKILSAHAGLEKVSPGEVIWIDVDVLMTHDVCGPPSSAIFYHEFGAHAKVWDPEKIYIIPDHYIFTKDKHAKRNVEILRTFASAQNISNFYNPGTKDYRGVCHVTIAEDRIVKPGEVLIGTDSHTCTAGAFGAFATGVGNTDAAFVMGTGRIWVKVPETIKIIINGEIRKGVMAKDIILSIISDLGVKGATYKAIEFHGSGIESLSIEERMTLCNMVIEAGAKNGICKTDKKTIDFFSAKGVEVNEIIESDNDADFSEIREYSGGDFRVMVALPHSPGNGKPAEDLQDIKIERSYIGSCTGGKTEDFVAAARVLYNKKVAIKTFAVPATTIVEKNLKGSEINGKSIWDILKNAGVSIGPPSCAACLGGPEDTFGRVNDPEKVISTTNRNFPGRMGHKDAEIFLASPYTAAASAVTGRITGPDEFIR; this is encoded by the coding sequence ATGGGAATGACAATAACTGAAAAGATTCTATCAGCCCATGCGGGGCTGGAAAAGGTTTCTCCGGGGGAGGTCATCTGGATTGATGTTGATGTCCTGATGACGCATGATGTATGCGGTCCTCCTTCAAGCGCTATATTTTATCATGAGTTCGGAGCACATGCAAAAGTCTGGGATCCTGAAAAGATATACATTATACCGGATCATTATATTTTTACAAAAGACAAACACGCAAAGAGGAATGTTGAAATTTTGAGAACATTTGCGTCCGCTCAAAATATCAGTAATTTCTATAATCCGGGGACAAAAGATTACAGAGGAGTGTGCCATGTTACTATTGCTGAAGACAGGATTGTAAAACCAGGGGAAGTGCTTATAGGTACTGACAGCCATACATGTACAGCAGGTGCTTTTGGTGCATTTGCCACTGGTGTGGGCAATACTGATGCGGCCTTTGTAATGGGAACAGGCAGGATCTGGGTGAAAGTTCCGGAGACAATAAAGATTATAATTAACGGAGAAATTCGAAAAGGTGTTATGGCAAAGGATATTATCCTGAGTATTATTTCAGATTTGGGAGTAAAGGGAGCAACTTACAAAGCGATTGAATTTCATGGATCAGGAATAGAATCTCTCAGTATTGAGGAGAGAATGACACTGTGCAACATGGTAATTGAGGCAGGAGCGAAAAACGGGATATGTAAAACTGATAAAAAAACTATTGATTTTTTCAGCGCAAAAGGTGTAGAAGTGAATGAAATTATTGAAAGCGATAATGATGCGGATTTTTCTGAAATAAGAGAATACAGCGGCGGAGATTTCAGAGTTATGGTAGCTCTTCCGCATTCACCGGGAAACGGGAAACCTGCTGAAGATCTTCAGGATATTAAGATAGAGAGGTCGTACATCGGTTCATGTACCGGAGGAAAAACAGAGGATTTTGTTGCTGCTGCAAGAGTTCTGTACAATAAAAAGGTCGCAATTAAAACTTTTGCAGTCCCTGCAACAACTATTGTTGAGAAAAATCTAAAAGGCAGTGAAATTAACGGTAAAAGTATCTGGGATATACTGAAAAATGCAGGTGTCAGTATAGGCCCGCCTTCCTGTGCAGCATGCCTCGGAGGGCCTGAAGATACTTTCGGAAGAGTGAATGATCCGGAAAAAGTTATTTCAACAACCAACAGAAATTTTCCGGGAAGAATGGGGCATAAAGATGCCGAGATATTTCTGGCATCACCTTATACTGCTGCTGCATCTGCAGTAACAGGAAGAATTACAGGCCCGGATGAGTTTATTCGATAA